The DNA region CACCCTCCGGGTCCCTGCGCGTGTCCCCTGAGGCAGGCGTGGGGCAGCCTCGACGCGCTCATTGGCCGGCTACGCGCCGCCTTCGAGGAGAACGGCGGCGCGCCGGAGATGAACCCGTTCGGGACACGCGCAGTGAGGTTGTACCTCAGGGAAGTGAGGGACGCGCAGGCCAAGGCGAGAGGCATAGCTTATGAGAAGAAGAAACGGAGAAAACCACAACAAAGTGGACATGATCATGATCATGATGCGATGATGATGGTGGGTTCTACGAGTGATGTGAATTATTCTTCAGGGtatagtggtggtggtggtggtgcctTTGTTCCTCATCAGCAAATGCTGTCTGATTCGAATGGGACAGCTTCTACATCTGATGGGGTTTCTTATTTCTCATCATCATCCCAGTGTGGTGGGTTTAATTGATTGCGATCATGCGTGTTATTTGATCCCTAAGAATCAAAAATAGTGTcaaaaatttacaataagtGGCACATCCTTCTTCAACCAACTGAACTACGTCTTTAACATTATTCGTGTTATATGTTATGATGCATGGTGGAAAATTAACGATTAATGATATTATTCTATTCTATTCTATGGTTAGCGATGTGGTAGGGCTCAAGGATTCAACTAGTGTGGTCATTATTAGAAGCTTgtcagggttttttttttcttttctttctgaataGAAGCCTGTCAGGGTAGTGTCTAATTAATATCGTAATTTCGTTCTATATGGAAAAGTATTGTGAAAGTTGAAGGAATTCCTGCATATGGAGCTTGCAAAAGTGCATACAGCAAACTATTGTATAATTAATAAGTGTGACTTTGATTAATAACAATAGTATTTATAGTCTCGTTTACTCATTTAGAAATGCTATGCGTCGATCCATCCTTAATATatcttcaccaaaaaaaataatcatcctaaatagtatttttttaagcttgattttagtttacttaaaacaaataaaatactatGCAGAAAAGCGTAAATATTTAATGTctgcaattaaaataatttatttagactAATTAAAAGAAGGATTTCTGTGGTGAGAATTTATGCATAGCAAGGATAACTTAAATGatgtttaatatttaagaatataaaatattaactagTGAGAAAATTTCAGATAACTTAGTTATATAGAGAATAAGACAGTTAGATTTACCCAATAGAAAATTTTGCCGATAGTTATTTCTTGttgattaaatatataatttttatgttaatattgAATGGTTAAGAATTATGAAAGAATTTATACgtacctttttaaaaaaactaaaaattaaaattttgtacaaaaattaagtagttttataatataaattcttttaaCAGTATTAATTATCGTCTCATTTTGTTaatgttttattccatttcgTCCAGTGAAGATACCAGAAAAGGTAAtgataaaattgaaagaaattttttttgtcaatgtctACTTAGTTTccaaaagaataacaaataatataaaataatttaaaactctCTAAAGTTAGAATTAATTGCAAACGGATAAAGTATTAGGTACAAAAAGTCGAAAATTATGGATTGCTTTTTGTGGGTAGGTAAATAAAGTTTCATATTAGATCTATGAAGTTGAAAAGAGATTTGCAAATGATTATATCctatttgttaatttataaagtaataattttttttttgtaaaactttCAAACGGCTATTGCTTTTCGTTAATgatataattatgattattagtTAGCAACTACCGGTTAATGTATAGTTGTAAATGAAATTCTATATCAAATCCAATaagtttcaaataaaattttaaataactatttttttattaatatagtcatattgcttaaaaaaatagttatttatttgtCACTATTAACTGACaagtaattataaataaattttgtataatttctaGGAATTCTGTTTTGACGCTAATGATATTTTCTAGTACCAACAATATTAATTTGGttcaagtaaaattaaatttatatttttttaataatgtattaAGTTTGAgtcttttgaataaaaataaaaaaacttcaatAAGTTAAAGTTCTCCAATAGAGATTAACAATTAGTAAAACTAGTAAATATTGCataattataacataattacccaaaaaatatattttccagCCACTAAggtaaaaaacattatttctaAAGTGTATAgattataaaagatatttttgtccCTTccgacaaaatattttaatttattaaagcaTATGCGCAGCTAAAAATACAATGCTAAAGGGACTCGACTGATATTTACTTGCTATTGAGTGGTCATTTGTTGTTGATTAATTTTGTTCCAAgtgaataaaatcaataaattacagAAAAAACCAATAAATTTAGTTCTATATGTAAAAATTCATCAAGTattgatttttcttaaaattgttattatttaatgagTGGTTATTTATGAATCCTATGATTTGCTTGAAAGCATTGTAGTAAGAATTCTGTATATTCGAGAGGGTTTAGCATAGTTGGTTACTCTTGTACCCCTTATATTATATaacatgtttcttttttttttctttgctgaTAGAAaatctttcaaattaaaaaaaaccacatttcagataaataaattaaataatttaataaaggaTAACGAATGCTTCTTTacgtatgatttttttttaaaagaatatggaATTAATGAAAAACATTATGCACAAAAAAATGACTCGAGTAACAACTAAGTTTGAGTTCAACGTCGGGGATCTTGCTATCTCAAGCAAATGAGAACACTTCTAGacagaaatatttaaaattgaagacaCATATTGAAAATTTCTcttattgtattttatatatgagCGGATAACATTTAATTACAACAAGTTCTTAGTTTGTGGCGTTGATGATAATTGGTCCCATATGTTGAATGGTGGGTAGTATATAtggttttattgtttttatcccTTTAGTTTATGGTGTTTATGCAGCAGATCCAAGTTGAATGACTTGCACTAATGGCCCGCACTAATGAAACAACAATCATATGTACGCACTAGCATAATATCGTTACTATTTTTCATTAAtcctaattatttttctcttcatacCTCTCTTCTAGTTACATTTCTTATCGTATTTCGTATATATCTTTCACTTTTCTCTCCTCATTATTTTTCACTGATGACAAGTAAAAGTATACCAATCATTTTCCCTGATGAAAAGATTCCACTCCTTCATGGAGAAGCCAATGAAGCTCGTAAGACGGGAAAAAACACAGTGGTGCATGCTTTCTCATTGATCAACCTTTTTCACCGAATATGTATTAAGTTCGCGACTATTTGCGGCATAATTAATTGATAACCAATCTAGGTTAAGATCATTCTAATGAAAATAGTTTTGCATGAACATGATATTAATAGTGGCGGGGCATATTTACATCATATCACAGTATAAGACATCATAATCTAttactataaatttttatatgctCTTGCAGCAGATCTTGTGCCACAACTCCACACAAAGCTTGTGATCTCTTATTAATCACTCTTATACACCATGTTCTTAAATCGTTAGAGGTTTAATTGGATAGTtaacagaaaaatatttcttagtaataaatttatattttgccTTAAACATACTTGACTAAAGATTGAAGCACTGCATGTATATGTAAgattaacatttaatttttttattcgtaaGAATTGAACACGGTAtcagaaaatttataataattagataTTATATTCAACCAACTAAACTAAACTCCCTTAATgattaacatttaattttcataactaGCCATTTCCTTTGATAAACAATATGTAAGTATAGATATAACATCTTATACCTTTGACATTCATAGCCTTGAAATGGCATTCTGCCATTTCCTATAAAAAATGCATgatgaaagaaatttaaaatgtataaattttttaaattttggaacaattaaattaaattcatatagtgttcatgtttttttaaaaaaaaagatgtcaCAAGATTCGGTGGaagttaatatttataaaaaagataagaactTCAAGTCAATAGAGTTCTTCAAACCTACGATTAATATTCTTTCATctcataagttattttttgtaaGATACGTAAAAGATAATGTACATCTAGATCTAGGCTATGCTTTCCCTTTTTCTCTTTCAGAATGCACTCCCTTTTTTATTTCTGGAATGACCAATCCGAAAGGTAAAAAATATTCCAAAAAAATGCAGAAAGCAACAGCCCTGGATCTAGTATGCTAGGATTGCACAGTGGGATAGAATTTGTTGTCTAAAGGAGAGAGGGTTTAGGCATTACAAAAATTCGATGAAGCACTCACAAGGAAGTGGAACTGGAAGGCATTGACTAAAAATAATAGCTTATGGTGCAAG from Glycine soja cultivar W05 chromosome 8, ASM419377v2, whole genome shotgun sequence includes:
- the LOC114421442 gene encoding protein LIGHT-DEPENDENT SHORT HYPOCOTYLS 4-like — encoded protein: MSAAVAASAAAATMSGYHHNSSSRQQQHIDHELALTPQRVCVSPPLSRYESQKRRDWNTFGQYLKNHRPPLTLSRCSGAHVLEFLRYLDQFGKTKVHAETCGYFGNSHPPGPCACPLRQAWGSLDALIGRLRAAFEENGGAPEMNPFGTRAVRLYLREVRDAQAKARGIAYEKKKRRKPQQSGHDHDHDAMMMVGSTSDVNYSSGYSGGGGGAFVPHQQMLSDSNGTASTSDGVSYFSSSSQCGGFN